A window from Salvia miltiorrhiza cultivar Shanhuang (shh) chromosome 2, IMPLAD_Smil_shh, whole genome shotgun sequence encodes these proteins:
- the LOC131010296 gene encoding transcription factor bHLH25-like isoform X3: MDQSSLNVDYSVTSEIINFSSSTKDDYSSNNEYYPQKRINSCAAARTPSQAMDHVVAERKRRENLSQLFISLSKVVPGLKKLDKASLLEDGINYVKAMQERVRVLEEEEERRNAAVKEDSSSSYSGGESEGPEIHARISDKHVLIKMFCKNKMGLMSRIPSEMMDIMHLNVVDMRIMPFGGTALDITILAEMQREFEGTAKDIVEHLHTLFLN, from the exons TTCTCGTCTTCTACAAAGGATGATTACAGCAGCAACAACGAATACTATCCTCAGAAAAGGATTAATTCTTGTGCAGCAGCAAGAACTCCCTCACAAGCCATGGATCACGTCGTTGCcgagagaaagaggagagagaatctAAGCCAACTCTTCATCAGTCTCTCCAAAGTCGTGCCGGGCCTCAAAAAG TTGGACAAGGCTTCTCTACTTGAAGATGGGATAAACTATGTGAAAGCTATGCAAGAACGAGTGCGTGTTTTGGAGgaagaagaggagagaagaaatgCAGCAGTGAAAGAGGATTCATCATCATCGTACAGCGGCGGCGAATCGGAGGGTCCGGAAATTCATGCAAGAATTTCGGACAAGCATGTGTTGATCAAGATGTTCTGCAAGAATAAGATGGGGTTGATGTCAAGAATCCCAAGTGAAATGATGGACATAATGCATCTCAATGTTGTGGACATGAGAATCATGCCTTTTGGAGGGACTGCTCTTGATATCACTATCCTTGCTGAG ATGCAGAGAGAATTCGAGGGCACAGCGAAAGACATTGTGGAACACTTGCATACCCTATTTCTCAACTGA